The Polaribacter sp. Q13 sequence CCATTTCTTCTTCAACTATCTTTTGTGTTTTAGGAGCAAATGCGGATAAAATTAAATCGGAAACACCTTTAGAAAACATCCAATTTATTGAGAACACTAATTTTGAAGACGGATTAAGTTCAAGCATCATTGCGGGAATCAATTATTTTAAAGAAAAGGAGTTAAATTTTGAGGGTATTTTTATTTTACTGGCAGATCAACCAGCTATTGATGTTACCTATTTAGAAGCCATGCTTCATCTGTTTCAACAAAATAAGGATAGGATTATCGCATCTAACTATGGAGAAAAATTAGGTGTTCCTGCTATTTTTCCTAAAAAATATTTTTCAGATTTACTATTGATAAAAGGAGACAAGGGCGCAAAAGAATTCATCAATAAAAAGAAAAAAGAAGTGCTTTGCCCTAAAGAAACTACCAATTTTTTTGACATCGATACGAAAGAAGATTTGCATCGGTATAAAAATTCAATTTTAAAATAGCTATTTTCGTGCCTATGAAACTATTCAAATACTCAGTATTCACTTTACTATTCTTATTGATTTCTGCTTGCGCGACCATAAAGAAGCAAATTGCAGATAATCAACCCAATGTAATAAAAAAAGATAGTACTAAAATTGAACATACTTTTTATTTAATAGGAGATGCAGGAAACTCATCTCTTACAGAAGATTCTGCCGCTTTAAAGTATTTAAAGAATCAAATTAAAAATGCTTCAGAAAACTCTACTTTACTTTTTTTAGGAGACAATGTATATGAAACTGGAATTCCGAAGAAAAAATCAAAAAAATATCCTTTAGCAAAAAGAAGAATTGAAGCGCAGACAGATGTTGCCAAACAATTTAAAGGAAACTCAATATTTATTCCTGGAAATCATGATTGGTACCATGGTTTAGATGGCTTAAAAAGAGAAGAAAAATTAGTAGAAAAAGCATTAGGGAAATCATCTTTTTTACCGAATAATGGCTGTCCGTTAGAGAAAGTAAACATATCTGATGACATTGTTTTAATTATTGTAGACACACATTGGTACTTAACAAATTGGGACAACCACCCAACAATTAATGATGAATGTGAGATTAAAACAAGAACTAAATTCTTAGACGAGTTTGAAGGTTTGATAAAAAAAGCGCGCGGAAAAACAACTATTGTGGCACTGCATCACCCAATGTTTACAAATGGTTCTCATGGCGGAAAATATTCTTTAAAGAGCCACATGAATCCTTTACCTATTTTAGGTTCTCTAAAAAACTTAATTAGAGAAACATCTGGATTATCAAATACAGACATCCAAAATAAAAAATACAACGAACTTAGAAAACGCATTATAACATTATCTCAAGAGAATGATAAAACAATTTTTGTATCAGGTCACGATCATAATTTACAATATATTGTAGAAGACAACCTACCACAAATAGTTAGTGGTTCTGGTTCTAAAACCACACCAACAAAATTAACCGGAAATGCAAAGTTTACTTATGGAACTCAAGGTTTTACTAAATTAGACGTATATAAAGATGGTTCGTCTAACGTGCGTTTTTATAGTGTAAAAGATGATAAAGTTGTTTATGAAACGGAAGTTCTACCTGCTAATAAAAATAAAAATTTCACCACGTACCCTAAACTTACAATTACCGAAAAGAAAGCACCTATCTACACTAAAAAAGAGGTTACAAAAAATGGGGTTTACCGATTTTTATGGGGAGAGCGTTACAGAAAATATTTTGGTACAGAAGTAAATGCGCCAACTGTAGATTTAGATACCCTTTTTGGAGGATTAAGACCGGTAAGAAAAGGTGGTGGACATCAATCTAAATCGTTAAGACTAGAAGATAAAAAAGGACGCGAATACGTAATGCGTGCCTTGCGAAAAAATGCCGTTCAATATTTACAAGCCGTTGCTTTTCAAGACCAATATATAGAAGGACAATTTAATGATACGGCTACCGAAGATTTATTAAGCGATGTATTTACAGGCTCTCACCCTTACGCGCCATTTACTATTGGAAAATTGTCTGACGCTGTTGGTGTTTATCACACAAACCCTGTTTTATATTACATTCCTAAGCAGAATAGTTTAGGAAGTTTTAATAATGAATTTGGTGATGAATTGTATATGATTGAAGAACGAGCGGCTTCTGGTCATGGAGACAAAAAAAGTTTTGGTTTTGCAAACAAAATAATTAGCACAGACGACTTATTAAAGAGTTTAAGTAAAAACGAAAATCATGTTTTAGATGAAAAGGCATACATTAGAGCACGTTTGTTTGACATGCTAATTGGTGATTGGGATAGACATGAAGACCAATGGAGATGGGCCGTTTTTAAAGAAGGAAAAGAAACAATTTACAGACCAGTTCCTAGAGATAGAGACCAAGCCTTTTCAGTTTTTGCAGATGGATTTTTACTAAATATAGCCACAAGGATAATTCCAACCTTACGTTTAATGCAATCTTACGAACAAGAATTAAATAGCCCAAAATGGTTTAATTTAGAACCGTATCCTTTAGATATGGCATTAATTACAACTGCTAATAAAAGTGTTTGGGATGCACAAGTAAACTTAATAACAACACAACTTACAGATGCGGTGATAGATGATGCTTTTACTAATTTTCCGAAAGAAGTTAAAGACAAAACCATCTCTGAAATAAAAATAAAATTACAAGGTAGAAGACGAAATTTACAGAAAATTTCTGATTCTTATTTTCATCATATAAATAAATTTCAAGTTATAAAAGGAACTAATAAAGACGATTGGTTTGATATTGAAAGATTACCTAACGGAAACACAAAAGTTACAGGGTATCGTATAATAAAAGGTGAAAAAGGTACTGTTTTTCATGAACGAACTTACAACAAATCTATAACCAAAGAAATTTGGATTTATGGTTTAGATGATGAAGATACTTTTGTTGTTAAAGGAGCAGATAAAGACCTTATTAAAGTGAGAATTATTGGTGGACAAAACAATGATACTTATAGTATTTTAAATGGTAAAAAGGTGAAATTATACGACTTTAAATCAAAGAAAAACACTTTTACAACTAATAAAGGACTTAAGAAATTAACGGATCATTACGAAACCAATGTGTATGATTATAAAAAGCTAAAAAACAATCAGTTTATGATAGCACCAACATTAGGTTTCAACCCAGATGATGGGGTAAAAGTTGGGGTTTCTAATGTATACACTGTCTATGGTTTTGAGAGAAACCCATTTAGTGCACAACATATTTTAAACGCTGCTTACTACTTTGAAACCAATGGTTTTGAACTGAATTACACTAGTGAATTTGCAAACGTTTTTAAAAGTTGGAATTTAGGAGTAAAAGCACGCTTTACAAGTCCTAATTTTGCAATGAACTATTTTGGGTTAGGCAATTACACTATTGACCCAAATAAGCATAATAATGAAAAAGAAGAAGAATATAATAGAGTCCGAATAAAAGAAGTTACCGTAGGTTCTTTTGTTCATTGGAAAGGAGATTTAGACGCCAAGTTTAAAGTAGGAGTAAATTTTCAAAACTATAAAGTAGAAAAAACACCTGATAGAATTGTAAGTAAACCATTGGTTACAAACAGTACTATTTTTAACAACCAACAATTTATTAATACAGAAGCAGGTTACCAATTCGAAAACACCGATAATGCAGCATTCCCTACAATAGGAATGAACACATCATTGAAAGTAGGATATACTTCAAACTTAAACAACAGCAATAATTTCGGGTATTTAATTCCGGCTATTTCATTTAATCATAAATTAATTTCTAGCGAAAAATTAGTATTTGCAACTAAAGTAAAAGGTCATTTTAATTTTGGTGATTCTTATGAATTTTATCAAGCTGCAAGCGTTGGAGGAAATGATGGTTTAAGAGGATATAGAAATCAACGATTTACAGGCAAAAATTCTTTATATCAATCTACAGACATACGCCTACTTTTAACAAAAATTAAAACAAGTATTGTTCCTTTAAGCATTGGTATGTATGGTGGTTTTGATTACGGAACTGTTTGGGGGCAACAAAATACTACGTTTAACAACACTAAATTTAATACGTCTATTGGTGGTGGCGTTTTCTTTAATGCGGCAAATATGTTAGTTGCAAACGTGGCTGTGTTTAACAGTAATGATGGAGTAAGAGCAACCGTTAATTTAGGATTCAACTTTTAATAAATATGGATAAAATAGCATTAATTTCAGGAGCAATATTTGGATTAACAGCCGTAATATTTGGCGCATTTGGGGCTCATTTATTAAAGAAAAAATTATCAACAGACCAACTACAAAGTTTTGAAACTGGTGTAAAATACCAAATGTATCATGCCATTGTATTGCTCGTTTTAGGTTTTCAATTAAACCATAAACTTACCATTGACAACTACATCGTTTATACATTTATTATTGGAATCCTTTTATTTTCATTTTCTATTTATGGCTTGGTAATTTCATCTGCCAATAATAAAAAACTAAAATTTTTAGGTCCAATTACACCATTAGGAGGTTTATTCTTAATAATAGGTTGGGGTCTGCTAATCTATAAGTTTGTGCAATTATAACTAATTAAATAACTGCATTACAGAAATATATTAATGCTGTTATTTCTAAAAAACTATTGCTTTGGATACATTACTTTATCTAAAGCAATATCATATTTATCTACATCCTGAATGATATCGATTGGCTTAAAAAAGTTTAAACCCATTAATTTTACATCCTTTCTACAATTAGCTAAAAAACGATCATAATAACCCTTTCCGTAACCTACTCGGTAATTTTTTGTATCAGAAATTAACATGGGTACAAAAACTAAATCTAGCTCCTTTTCTAAAACTTCTTGTGCATTAATAGGTTCTGGAACGCCAAATTTATTCAGTTCTAATATGGTGTTTTCTTCTAAATAAAAATGAGATAAGGTATTGTCTTTAAAATTACATTTACTAACAACAACTCGTTTATTTTTATTTCTAAAATAGGCAATTAATGGTTTTGTATCTATTTCTTTAAACTTTTTTAAAGATAGAAATAAATGCACATTCTTAACTTTAGAGATATCCAAATCATAAACTTGTTGATAGATATTTTCTTGAAATTTCTGAATTTGATTTCCCGTTAAATCTTGGCGTTTTTGCTTATAACGAACTCTAAGGTCTTGCTTTTTCATGAATTAAAAATGTTTTAAATATATATCTTCCTAAAAAAAAGTGAAATACTTTTTATAATTTATCTACCGTGATTACGCTAAAAGTACTTGAATTAATGGTGATTTTTATATGATGTTCCTCGTTAGAAATATAAAAATTCTTTCCTTTTTTTATGTAATTTTCTAAAGGACTTTCTTCTAGTACTTTTTTGATGAGTGCCTCACTCTCCTCATTAGAAAAATTGCTTTTTAATTTTTTATTGATCCGTCCATAAACGAGTTTTGTATAGCAATGCTTTTTTACAATTTCATTTTTATTGATTATCATAAACTAGTCAGTTCTTCTTTTATTTTTTTAGTTAAACCACTCACCACCAAATCGTAAGAATGATCTATCAATTCTTTTGCCAAATCATCTGAAACATCACTAGAATTTAGTAAAACAGTATTCCAATGTTTTTTATTCATATGAAAACCTGCAGAAATACCTTCGTATTCTTCACGTAATTCTTCTGCTTTTTCTGGGTTACATTTTAAATTGACTTTAGCCTCACTTTTTTCCCAAGAAGTTAAACCTGTTAATAAAAACATTTTGTTCATCACTTTAAAAACCAACGTTACATCATCAAAAGGAAAATGTTCCGTAACTCCTTTTTTAGAAATACAATAATCTCTTAATTGTTCTATATGCATAAACTCTTTATTTTAAAATTGATATTATTACAATTTAAAAAGTATCTTTATAAACCAAATTTACAACTATTTTATATGGAGGAAAATGATTTTTTAGACAATACCAATGTAATTAAGTATTCTAGTAATACTTATGAAAAATCTGATTTTTCTGACATTTCTCAAATTAAATTAACACAAGGAACAGAAATTATAGAATGGGTAAATACCTATGGAATTCATTACGAAAACGAATGTAAAAAGGTAATTAGTCAGAATAATTTAGATGATTTTTTAATTAAATTATTGAGTGATTCAGACCATCCTAACAAAGTAATTATACTAGAAAATATCTTATTTTTAACTACACGCGTATTAATTACAACTGATAATAAGTTAGATTCTGAACAAATGATTTTTATAGTTTCGCCAGATTTTTTATGGTCTATTCAAGAAAGGTCTGGAGATTATTTTGGATGGATTCGAGAACGTCTGGAAGGTAATAAAGGTATTGTTAGAAAAAAGAATGCAGATTATTTACTCTTTTTAATCTTGGAATCTATTGTAGACAATTACCAAGACACTTATTTAGAAAATGCAGAATTAAGCTCAGACAAATTAAGTTCTTCGAATATAAAACCAACACCAGAATTTACATCATTGGTTGAAAAAAGGAAACAAGAATTATTCAATTTTAAAAAAGCAACACTTACCTTAAGAGACACTATTATAAAATTGGAAAAAGTACATATTGAAGGTTTTAACATAAAGTATTTTAGCGAATTAAAAGAACAATCCAATAATTTAATTTCTAATATAGATTTTGAACTACAAGAATTAGAAAGTAAAATAAACTTAATTTTCAGTATTCAAGGACATCGATTAAATGAGGTAATGAAAACCTTAACTATTTTATCCGTCGTTTTTATTCCTCTTACTTTTTTAGCAGGAATTTACGGAATGAACTTTGAAAATATCCCTGAGTTAAAATATGAATATAGCTACTTTATTTTATTAGCTGCAATGGTTGTAATCACCATTTTTTCTGTATGGTATTTTAAACGTAAAAAGTGGTTTTAGATTACCTTTCTTTTAAAAGGTCACAAATTACAACAATTAAGGCCATAGCACCAAATATCAACAAAAACCATTTCACCAAATTGATAGTTAAATAAATTCCAAAACCTTTACTAGAATCACTTTTCTGTAATGTATTTATAATTGAATTTATCTTATTAGAATGTTCCAATAGAAAATAGAAAACCAATGACAGTAATGACAATCCTAAAACCTTAACAAGTTTTAAATTAACTTTTTTCATTTAAAAACTTCTCAACATATATCTAAATCTACTTTATAATTTTATACAAAATTGGCTTACTTGGAGTAGCATCATTTTCAAAAGGTGCAATCATTAAATTTAATAAATACTCACCATCAGCAACATCATTTGGTACAAAAATAAATTCTGTAATGGTTGCATGCATTCTTAATTTCCCTGAAGTATTCCAAAATATGTTATGAACTTCTAATTTACCATCATCTTTTTCTTTATCTACCGAAGGCAAATCGATTAACAAATGTCTAATCCCTTTTTCTACTAAATAACTAGCCGCTTCATTAGATAAATACGCCGGATTGGTATTAAAATATCTCGTTTCTTTTTTGTCTGATAAATTTGGTAAAGTTCTAATTACAATAGCGTCTCTCTTTTTATTTCTTAACGCTGTTTTTAACTGTTTTTCAGAAATCACAAAATCACTTCCTATTTTTTCAGGAGCAACCGTAACCAATTCTGCCACAAAGAAATAATGTTTTAAATTCTGATTCACAGAATGCACTTTTTTGGTAATATGACCAACACATTCTGTATGTGTAATATGAGAATGTGGGTTAAATTGAATATTATTAAAATTAACCACTGCACCATTAGCCACACTAACTTCGTAACCATCAAAAGATGCTGGTCCTATTTTAGGGTCTTCAATTCCCCAAGCATTTATATTATTTTTTGTAACATCTATAGGAATAGAAATATCTATAGGTTCCGATACATTTATCTCTATTTTTCTTGAATTGTATTCTATAACCGCTTTCATATTTGCCTTACTTATTTCAGTAAATTTTAGTTTTT is a genomic window containing:
- a CDS encoding DUF3781 domain-containing protein gives rise to the protein MIINKNEIVKKHCYTKLVYGRINKKLKSNFSNEESEALIKKVLEESPLENYIKKGKNFYISNEEHHIKITINSSTFSVITVDKL
- a CDS encoding CorA family divalent cation transporter: MEENDFLDNTNVIKYSSNTYEKSDFSDISQIKLTQGTEIIEWVNTYGIHYENECKKVISQNNLDDFLIKLLSDSDHPNKVIILENILFLTTRVLITTDNKLDSEQMIFIVSPDFLWSIQERSGDYFGWIRERLEGNKGIVRKKNADYLLFLILESIVDNYQDTYLENAELSSDKLSSSNIKPTPEFTSLVEKRKQELFNFKKATLTLRDTIIKLEKVHIEGFNIKYFSELKEQSNNLISNIDFELQELESKINLIFSIQGHRLNEVMKTLTILSVVFIPLTFLAGIYGMNFENIPELKYEYSYFILLAAMVVITIFSVWYFKRKKWF
- a CDS encoding cyclase family protein; amino-acid sequence: MKAVIEYNSRKIEINVSEPIDISIPIDVTKNNINAWGIEDPKIGPASFDGYEVSVANGAVVNFNNIQFNPHSHITHTECVGHITKKVHSVNQNLKHYFFVAELVTVAPEKIGSDFVISEKQLKTALRNKKRDAIVIRTLPNLSDKKETRYFNTNPAYLSNEAASYLVEKGIRHLLIDLPSVDKEKDDGKLEVHNIFWNTSGKLRMHATITEFIFVPNDVADGEYLLNLMIAPFENDATPSKPILYKIIK
- a CDS encoding MmcQ/YjbR family DNA-binding protein, whose translation is MHIEQLRDYCISKKGVTEHFPFDDVTLVFKVMNKMFLLTGLTSWEKSEAKVNLKCNPEKAEELREEYEGISAGFHMNKKHWNTVLLNSSDVSDDLAKELIDHSYDLVVSGLTKKIKEELTSL
- a CDS encoding 5-formyltetrahydrofolate cyclo-ligase, producing MKKQDLRVRYKQKRQDLTGNQIQKFQENIYQQVYDLDISKVKNVHLFLSLKKFKEIDTKPLIAYFRNKNKRVVVSKCNFKDNTLSHFYLEENTILELNKFGVPEPINAQEVLEKELDLVFVPMLISDTKNYRVGYGKGYYDRFLANCRKDVKLMGLNFFKPIDIIQDVDKYDIALDKVMYPKQ
- a CDS encoding DUF423 domain-containing protein, with translation MDKIALISGAIFGLTAVIFGAFGAHLLKKKLSTDQLQSFETGVKYQMYHAIVLLVLGFQLNHKLTIDNYIVYTFIIGILLFSFSIYGLVISSANNKKLKFLGPITPLGGLFLIIGWGLLIYKFVQL
- a CDS encoding NTP transferase domain-containing protein, with protein sequence MRNIAFLVLAAGKSSRMNGIKQLEKINNKTLLELTLEKVQTISSSTIFCVLGANADKIKSETPLENIQFIENTNFEDGLSSSIIAGINYFKEKELNFEGIFILLADQPAIDVTYLEAMLHLFQQNKDRIIASNYGEKLGVPAIFPKKYFSDLLLIKGDKGAKEFINKKKKEVLCPKETTNFFDIDTKEDLHRYKNSILK
- a CDS encoding metallophosphoesterase; translation: MKLFKYSVFTLLFLLISACATIKKQIADNQPNVIKKDSTKIEHTFYLIGDAGNSSLTEDSAALKYLKNQIKNASENSTLLFLGDNVYETGIPKKKSKKYPLAKRRIEAQTDVAKQFKGNSIFIPGNHDWYHGLDGLKREEKLVEKALGKSSFLPNNGCPLEKVNISDDIVLIIVDTHWYLTNWDNHPTINDECEIKTRTKFLDEFEGLIKKARGKTTIVALHHPMFTNGSHGGKYSLKSHMNPLPILGSLKNLIRETSGLSNTDIQNKKYNELRKRIITLSQENDKTIFVSGHDHNLQYIVEDNLPQIVSGSGSKTTPTKLTGNAKFTYGTQGFTKLDVYKDGSSNVRFYSVKDDKVVYETEVLPANKNKNFTTYPKLTITEKKAPIYTKKEVTKNGVYRFLWGERYRKYFGTEVNAPTVDLDTLFGGLRPVRKGGGHQSKSLRLEDKKGREYVMRALRKNAVQYLQAVAFQDQYIEGQFNDTATEDLLSDVFTGSHPYAPFTIGKLSDAVGVYHTNPVLYYIPKQNSLGSFNNEFGDELYMIEERAASGHGDKKSFGFANKIISTDDLLKSLSKNENHVLDEKAYIRARLFDMLIGDWDRHEDQWRWAVFKEGKETIYRPVPRDRDQAFSVFADGFLLNIATRIIPTLRLMQSYEQELNSPKWFNLEPYPLDMALITTANKSVWDAQVNLITTQLTDAVIDDAFTNFPKEVKDKTISEIKIKLQGRRRNLQKISDSYFHHINKFQVIKGTNKDDWFDIERLPNGNTKVTGYRIIKGEKGTVFHERTYNKSITKEIWIYGLDDEDTFVVKGADKDLIKVRIIGGQNNDTYSILNGKKVKLYDFKSKKNTFTTNKGLKKLTDHYETNVYDYKKLKNNQFMIAPTLGFNPDDGVKVGVSNVYTVYGFERNPFSAQHILNAAYYFETNGFELNYTSEFANVFKSWNLGVKARFTSPNFAMNYFGLGNYTIDPNKHNNEKEEEYNRVRIKEVTVGSFVHWKGDLDAKFKVGVNFQNYKVEKTPDRIVSKPLVTNSTIFNNQQFINTEAGYQFENTDNAAFPTIGMNTSLKVGYTSNLNNSNNFGYLIPAISFNHKLISSEKLVFATKVKGHFNFGDSYEFYQAASVGGNDGLRGYRNQRFTGKNSLYQSTDIRLLLTKIKTSIVPLSIGMYGGFDYGTVWGQQNTTFNNTKFNTSIGGGVFFNAANMLVANVAVFNSNDGVRATVNLGFNF